One genomic region from Equus asinus isolate D_3611 breed Donkey chromosome 10, EquAss-T2T_v2, whole genome shotgun sequence encodes:
- the LOC106830782 gene encoding olfactory receptor 1J4-like, protein MRLENQSTTTEFLLLGLPNPPEQQDMFFALFLGMFLTTVLGNLLIILLIMLDARLHTPMYFFLCHLAFSDISLSSVTVPKMLINMQTQQQSISYVGCISQLYFFIVFGCLDNLLLGVMAYDRYVAICQPLHYTTVMRQELCVSLVAGSWFLSCAHALLHILLLVQLSFCADNTIPHFFCDFTALLKMSCSDIFLNELLIFTEGGMLIILPLTSILASYVSIGTTVLRVPSTKRLFKVFSTCGSHLFVVCLYYGTLVGVNFFSSSWGSNDKEIIASVMYAVFTPMLNPFIYSLRNRDINQALGIFVNRANFLKQQSLNPFIAVVSRVRCAS, encoded by the coding sequence ATGAGGCTTGAAAACCAGAGCACCACGACTGAAttcctcctcctggggctccccAACCCACCAGAGCAGCAAGACATGTTCTTTGCCCTGTTCCTGGGCATGTTCCTGACCACGGTGCTGGGGAACCTGCTCATCATCCTGCTAATCATGCTGGATGCTCgcctccacactcccatgtacttcttcctctgccacttggccttctctgacatTTCCCTTTCATCTGTCACAGTTCCAAAGATGCTCATAAACATGCAAACTCAGCAACAATCCATCTCCTATGTGGGGTGCATTTCTCAGTTgtattttttcatagtttttggTTGTCTTGACAATTTACTTCTTGGAGTGATGGCATATGACAGGTATGTGGCCATCTGTCAGCCGCTCCACTACACAACTGTTATGAGGCAGGAACTGTGTGTCTCATTAGTAGCTGGGTCTTGGTTCTTAAGTTGTGCACATGCCCTATTACACATCCTCCTCTTGGTCCAACTGTCCTTCTGTGCTGACAATACCATcccccacttcttctgtgacttcaCTGCACTCCTGAAGATGAGCTGCTCAGACATCTTCCTCAATGAGCTGCTCATTTTCACTGAGGGAGGAATGCTCATCATCTTGCCTTTGACTAGTATCTTGGCTTCTTATGTCAGTATAGGCACTACCGTCCTGAGGGTCCCCTCCACCAAGAGACTCTTTAAAGTCTTTTCTACCTGTGGCTCCCATCTCTTTGTGGTTTGTTTATACTACGGGACACTTGTAGGTGTTAATTTTTTCTCCTCATCATGGGGCtccaatgacaaagaaataattgcttcaGTCATGTATGCAGTATTCACtcccatgctgaaccccttcatctatAGCCTGAGGAACAGAGATATAAACCAGGCCCTAGGAATATTTGTCAATAGGGCTAACTTCCTTAAGCAACAATCACTAAATCCTTTTATTGCAGTCGTGAGCAGGGTGAGATGCGCCTCCTAA